In Bubalus bubalis isolate 160015118507 breed Murrah chromosome 3, NDDB_SH_1, whole genome shotgun sequence, a genomic segment contains:
- the LOC112583833 gene encoding disintegrin and metalloproteinase domain-containing protein 20, with amino-acid sequence MLSCPLFLPMARYDGSAIGVGEFLVYMKVTLLLVWLKVFLFLPGWPQLGHSQRLGPPEVVIPRRVTPTGRGMKLQGWFSYKLHFGGQRHVVHIKVKKNFLSKNFPVFTYTDKGVLLEDHPFVQDDCYYRGYVEGDPESLVSLSNCFGGFQGMLQTNDIVYEIEPKRFSTAFEHLIYQLDNQDTNFSYFRCGLTDEKMAGQLKIQESINSTLMQSAYTGWWTHHYFLEVAVVVDHSRYLHHKSNATLVQKEVFLVLNAVSDLMKPLDLEVFFKGMEIWTKQSLISVEDIIRTLVNFCTWKQKGFHNRVPHDVAHFFVKKDYGEDFGLAYDAQACAVRFSCSVETFHDEGFFFYSYIVAHDVGHNLGMRHDTATCHCGAPMCIMFEEVEATTKFSNCSYADYWNVGRRRSCLYNIPNPHTLVREARCGNSFVDEGEECDCGSLKMCNTDPCCQLNCSVTAGINCAFGICCHNCMFRKPGTLCRKVENECDLPEWCNGTSNQCPDDVYVQNGASCTGGGYCYEKRCNEPNEQCRQIFGKEAKNANVSCYMAMNTRGDRFGNCGITENSYVRCNMADSLCGRIQCENVKEIPLMSDHTTLHWTKFDNNTCWGTDYHLGIRIADIGAVKDGTKCGPENICIRRRCVSYSTVPRNCSPQLCSLRGVCNNRQHCHCHYGWGPPVCQENGTGGSVDSGPAPEPQTEERVEKRNLLPYFLIPFLFLLLCLFLLLFLFMRPKKKDEKEEAVPPTASVPPQSAKTSQKLPKN; translated from the coding sequence ATGCTGTCCTGCCCTCTTTTTCTACCAATGGCTAGATACGATGGCTCTGCGATAGGTGTTGGTGAGTTCCTGGTGTATATGAAGGTTACTCTCCTGCTTGTCTGGCTGAAAGtattcctcttccttcctggatGGCCCCAGCTTGGGCACTCCCAAAGACTTGGCCCCCCAGAAGTGGTGATTCCCCGGAGGGTAACACCCACTGGCAGAGGCATGAAGCTTCAAGGCTGGTTCTCTTACAAACTGCATTTTGGGGGCCAGAGACATGTTGTTCATATAAAGGTCAAGAAGAATTTTTTGTCCAAAAACTTCCCAGTGTTCACCTACACAGACAAGGGCGTTCTCCTGGAAGACCACCCTTTTGTCCAGGATGACTGTTATTACCGTGGTTACGTGGAGGGGGACCCAGAGTCTCTGGTTTCCCTCAGTAACTGCTTCGGGGGCTTTCAAGGAATGCTACAGACAAATGACATTGTTTATGAAATTGAACCCAAAAGGTTTTCTACTGCATTTGAGCATCTAATATATCAGCTAGACAATCAGGACACAAATTTTTCATACTTTCGATGTGGGTTAACAGATGAAAAAATGGCAGGACAATTGAAGATTCAAGAAAGCATTAATTCCACTTTGATGCAAAGTGCCTATACAGGCTGGTGGACCCACCACTATTTTCTTGAAGTGGCAGTGGTCGTAGATCACAGTCGATATCTTCATCATAAAAGTAATGCTACGCTTGTGCAGAAAGAAGTGTTCCTTGTTTTAAATGCAGTAAGTGACCTTATGAAACCACTGGATCTTGAAGTATTTTTCAAGGGAATGGAGATATGGACTAAACAAAGCCTTATTTCAGTAGAAGACATTATAAGAACCTTGGTGAACTTTTGCACCTGGAAGCAAAAGGGCTTCCATAATCGTGTGCCCCATGATGTGGcacatttttttgtaaaaaaggATTATGGTGAGGATTTTGGCCTAGCTTATGATGCACAGGCGTGTGCAGTTCGTTTTAGCTGTTCAGTTGAGACTTTCCAcgatgaagggttttttttttactcatataTTGTGGCTCATGACGTGGGTCATAATTTGGGTATGCGTCATGATACCGCAACATGTCATTGTGGAGCACCAATGTGCATAATGTTTGAAGAAGTAGAAGCAACAACTAAATTCAGCAACTGCAGCTATGCTGATTATTGGAACGTTGGTCGTAGAAGATCCTGTTTGTACAATATACCAAATCCACACACACTCGTGAGGGAGGCACGCTGTGGAAACAGTTTTGTTGACGAAGGAGAAGAGTGTGACTGTGGATCCTTAAAGATGTGTAACACTGATCCCTGTTGTCAGTTAAACTGCAGTGTGACAGCTGGTATTAACTGTGCTTTTGGGATTTGTTGCCATAACTGCATGTTCAGGAAACCAGGCACCCTGTGTAGGAAAGTAGAAAATGAATGTGATCTTCCAGAGTGGTGCAATGGGACATCCAATCAGTGTCCAGATGATGTGTATGTGCAGAATGGGGCCTCCTGCACAGGCGGTGGTTACTGCTATGAAAAGAGATGCAATGAGCCCAATGAACAGTGTAGGCAAATCTTTGGCAAAGAGGCCAAAAATGCAAACGTAAGTTGCTACATGGCAATGAATACGCGAGGTGACCGTTTTGGTAACTGTGGTATCACAGAAAACTCATACGTAAGATGCAACATGGCAGACAGCCTGTGTGGGAGGATACAGTGTGAGAACGTCAAAGAAATTCCTCTAATGAGTGATCATACTACTCTGCATTGGACTAAATTCGATAATAACACTTGCTGGGGTACAGACTACCACCTCGGGATAAGAATAGCTGATATTGGTGCAGTGAAAGACGGTACAAAGTGTGGTCCTGAAAACATCTGCATCAGAAGGAGGTGTGTCTCTTATTCCACTGTGCCACGTAACTGCTCGCCTCAGCTCTGCTCTTTGAGGGGAGTCTGCAACAACAGACAGCACTGCCACTGCCACTATGGGTGGGGCCCTCCCGTCTGCCAGGAAAACGGCACAGGAGGCAGTGTGGACAGTGGCCCAGCCCCTGAGCCCCAAACAGAAGAAAGGGTGGAAAAGAGGAACCTGCTACCATATTTCCtgattccttttttgtttctactactgtgtctgtttcttttgcttttcctattcatgagaccaaaaaagaaagatgaaaaagaagaggcTGTTCCACCAACAGCCTCTGTTCCACCACAATCTGCGAAAACTTCGCAAAAACTACCTAAAAACTAG